GCCATCCTGCTCAACTTAAGAAAGCAGCGAAACTTATTTCCGATGCCCAGAAGCCGGTGATTATCGCCGGGCACGGGATTATTATTTCCGAAGCTTATGATGAATTGAAAGAGTTTGCAGAAAAAACGCAAATTCCGGTGATTTCCACGTTGCTGGGAATAAGCTCTTTTCCAGGTTCCCATGTACTGTCATATGGTTGGCTGGGTATGCATGGCATGGCGTATGCTAACAAGGCAATTGATGATGCTGATCTGGTAATAGCCATAGGAATGCGTTTCGATGATCGGGCAACTGGCAAGGTTGCCGGATTTGCTCCTCGGGCTAAAGTGATCCATATAGATATTGATCCGGCGGAAATAGGCAAGAATGTAAGAGTAGATGTTCCAATAGTTGGTGATGTTAAGAACGTCCTGAAAAGCATGAATAAGATTATTGAACCGATGATTCGCGAGGAACGGCTTCGACAATTGGACGAATTGAAAAGCCGGCATCCATTAGGTGTGCCTGAAGGGGATGGAAAATTGCTGCCCCAATTCGTTATCAGAAAGATATACGAAGCAACCAGGGGAGAAGCAACCATAGTGACTGGAGTTGGCCAACATCAGATGTTGACTGCCCAATATTATACTTTTGATCGTCACAATACACTGGTAACTTCCGGCGGGCTGGGAACTATGGGCTTTGAGCTGCCTGCTAGTGTTGGAGCAGCCGTTGGGCGCCCAGATGAGGCG
The nucleotide sequence above comes from Dehalococcoidales bacterium. Encoded proteins:
- the ilvB gene encoding biosynthetic-type acetolactate synthase large subunit, whose translation is MKMTGSQILCESLIKEGVEVIFGILGGSILPLYDTLTQYPQLRHVLVRHEQAAAHAAAGYARVTGKLGVCFATSGPGATNLVTGIADAFLDSTPVVAVTGQVATPFIGKDAFQEIDIMGITLPITKHNYQITDAALVSQTVKEAFYVARSGRPGPILIDIPKDIQVDQAEFDYSARLVMPGYKPTLNGHPAQLKKAAKLISDAQKPVIIAGHGIIISEAYDELKEFAEKTQIPVISTLLGISSFPGSHVLSYGWLGMHGMAYANKAIDDADLVIAIGMRFDDRATGKVAGFAPRAKVIHIDIDPAEIGKNVRVDVPIVGDVKNVLKSMNKIIEPMIREERLRQLDELKSRHPLGVPEGDGKLLPQFVIRKIYEATRGEATIVTGVGQHQMLTAQYYTFDRHNTLVTSGGLGTMGFELPASVGAAVGRPDEAIWCIAGDGSFQMTMQELATVVQEKLNIKIAVMNNGYLG